From Gimesia panareensis, the proteins below share one genomic window:
- a CDS encoding rhomboid family intramembrane serine protease — MGIESRDYLRNESGGNYRSFNMSAGGWAIKYLIIANVAVFLLEIATMQGRSGSTILNFLALDRESIFSSFQIWRLVTYGFCHSTQSLGHIFFNMFILWMFGRSVEPVVGSREFLAFYLVSIVISGLCHIAISVNPVIGASGGVMAVVFLTAMYYPKMTVLLFFVLPIELRWLAVLYAVVDLFGFVNPRGDSVAHFAHLGGAAFGVAYKYYGWNLTRGLQRKWERFQSNRAVRKSNLHVYSEPDTRLSKASLDERVDAILEKISREGEASLTDQERELLKEASSKYKKR; from the coding sequence ATGGGGATCGAGAGCCGGGATTACCTGCGAAATGAAAGCGGGGGAAATTACCGCTCATTTAACATGTCAGCCGGTGGCTGGGCCATCAAGTATCTGATCATCGCGAATGTGGCCGTGTTTCTGCTGGAAATAGCCACGATGCAGGGGCGGAGTGGTTCTACGATCCTGAATTTTCTGGCACTGGATCGGGAATCGATCTTTTCCAGTTTCCAGATCTGGCGGCTGGTGACTTACGGATTCTGTCATTCCACACAAAGCCTGGGACATATTTTCTTTAATATGTTCATACTGTGGATGTTTGGCCGCTCCGTGGAACCTGTTGTCGGTTCACGTGAATTTCTGGCGTTTTATCTGGTCAGCATCGTCATCAGCGGTTTGTGTCATATTGCGATCAGTGTCAACCCGGTGATCGGTGCTTCGGGTGGTGTGATGGCAGTTGTCTTTCTGACAGCCATGTATTACCCCAAGATGACTGTCCTCTTGTTTTTCGTGCTGCCGATCGAGCTCCGCTGGCTGGCAGTCCTGTATGCTGTGGTGGACCTGTTCGGATTTGTAAACCCCCGCGGAGACAGCGTCGCCCACTTTGCTCACCTGGGTGGGGCCGCTTTTGGAGTCGCATATAAATATTATGGCTGGAATCTGACACGCGGATTACAGCGAAAGTGGGAGCGGTTTCAGTCGAACCGGGCGGTTCGCAAAAGTAATCTGCACGTCTATTCGGAGCCGGATACCCGATTGAGCAAGGCCAGCCTGGATGAGCGGGTTGACGCGATTCTGGAAAAGATCAGCCGCGAAGGGGAAGCGAGCCTGACGGATCAGGAGCGGGAACTGCTCAAAGAAGCCAGCAGCAAATATAAAAAACGTTGA
- a CDS encoding YkgJ family cysteine cluster protein, which translates to MSTVTVKRSDLKSGEVLCSYCTARCCRYFALPIETPTTWEDYDHMRWYIMHGHCAIFVDEDVWFLMVYGDCKYILPDYRCGNYEDRPQICRTYTTDDCEYDNDGTYDRLFETPEQIWEYAHAVLPPKKKKRKGKSKIKAEKLQLPVVHV; encoded by the coding sequence ATGTCCACTGTCACAGTAAAACGATCTGATCTGAAAAGCGGGGAAGTCTTATGCAGTTACTGCACGGCACGTTGTTGCCGCTATTTTGCCTTACCCATCGAAACGCCGACCACCTGGGAAGATTACGATCACATGCGGTGGTACATCATGCACGGCCATTGTGCCATTTTTGTCGATGAGGATGTCTGGTTCCTGATGGTCTACGGAGACTGCAAATACATTCTCCCGGACTACCGTTGCGGCAATTACGAAGATCGCCCGCAGATCTGTCGTACCTACACGACAGACGATTGCGAATACGACAATGACGGCACCTACGACCGTCTGTTCGAGACACCAGAACAGATCTGGGAATATGCCCATGCGGTTCTGCCTCCCAAGAAAAAGAAACGCAAGGGGAAGTCAAAAATCAAGGCAGAGAAACTGCAGCTTCCCGTCGTACACGTGTAG
- the hisS gene encoding histidine--tRNA ligase, which produces MKKELITPRTLKGFRDYLPSAMIPREQLIETAKSVYRSYGFSPIDTPALEYTEILTGKGGEESDKQMFRFEQGGRDVAMRFDLTVPFARFAAQNINELGTPFKRYHVGTVWRGERPQKGRYREFVQCDFDTIGTNSNSADIETLFIIHDLMLKIGFTDFKIRINNRMILNGLLELHNLESQSAAVLRALDKLAKTSPEAVISEMQEQGGLTQQQAEEVLALMTVQGSTEEILNSLEQQLKENERGTQGVLYLRELFTAADRAGIPAERIVLDTSIARGLDYYTGTIYETFLDQLPGIGSVCSGGRYDNLADLFTSQELPGVGASLGLDRLLAAMQELNLLSEVSTPAPILITQMDAVFTPEYLRLGRNLRQAGLNVEVYPDTKAIKKQLKYANRHRFKIVIVAGTDEFENQLWQVKDMQTGTQTAVKEEELIDLIQEILS; this is translated from the coding sequence GTGAAAAAAGAATTAATTACTCCACGTACGCTCAAAGGGTTCCGCGATTATCTCCCCTCGGCCATGATTCCCCGCGAACAGCTGATCGAGACCGCCAAATCCGTCTATCGCAGCTACGGCTTCAGTCCGATTGACACGCCGGCTCTGGAATACACCGAAATCCTGACCGGCAAGGGAGGCGAAGAATCGGACAAGCAGATGTTCCGCTTCGAACAGGGAGGCCGCGATGTCGCCATGCGGTTTGATCTCACCGTTCCTTTCGCCCGTTTCGCAGCCCAGAACATCAACGAACTGGGAACGCCGTTCAAACGCTATCACGTCGGCACCGTCTGGCGGGGAGAACGTCCGCAGAAAGGGCGTTATCGGGAATTCGTCCAGTGTGACTTCGATACTATCGGCACCAATTCCAATTCGGCCGACATCGAAACGTTATTCATCATTCACGACCTGATGCTGAAGATCGGCTTCACCGATTTTAAAATCCGCATTAACAACCGCATGATCCTCAACGGTCTGCTGGAACTGCACAACCTGGAATCGCAGTCGGCAGCTGTCCTGCGGGCGCTCGACAAGCTGGCCAAGACCAGCCCGGAAGCCGTCATCAGTGAAATGCAGGAGCAGGGAGGATTGACTCAGCAGCAGGCCGAAGAGGTGCTGGCGCTGATGACGGTCCAGGGATCGACCGAGGAAATTCTGAACTCGCTGGAACAGCAATTGAAAGAGAACGAACGCGGGACCCAGGGAGTACTCTACCTCCGGGAACTGTTTACCGCTGCTGACCGAGCGGGCATCCCTGCAGAACGGATCGTGCTGGACACCTCGATCGCACGGGGACTGGACTACTACACCGGCACGATCTACGAAACCTTTCTGGATCAGCTGCCCGGTATCGGCAGTGTCTGTTCGGGGGGCCGCTACGATAACCTGGCTGACCTGTTTACCAGTCAGGAATTGCCCGGAGTCGGTGCCAGTCTGGGGCTGGATCGCCTGCTGGCTGCCATGCAGGAACTGAATCTGCTGAGCGAAGTCTCCACGCCCGCCCCGATCCTGATCACCCAGATGGATGCCGTGTTCACTCCTGAGTACCTGCGTCTGGGACGCAATCTGCGACAGGCGGGACTGAACGTCGAAGTTTATCCGGATACCAAGGCGATCAAGAAACAGTTGAAGTACGCGAATCGGCACCGTTTCAAAATCGTGATTGTGGCCGGAACCGATGAATTCGAAAATCAGCTCTGGCAGGTCAAAGACATGCAGACCGGCACCCAGACCGCCGTCAAAGAGGAAGAACTGATCGACCTGATCCAGGAAATCCTCTCCTGA
- a CDS encoding HYExAFE family protein — translation MVIRRNHYESAFEDYLRSEKVPYVAVDEKRRALAKEASIKSLDFIVYSAHGPNLLIDVKGRTEIFDIPNRSRRWESWATREDIAGLQQWQELFGEGFVSSLVFAYQLPPDSISNNLEKVYEFKDNLYAFYLVSVDQYRDKMKPRSDSWQTVYLQQQDFQQLRQPVEVLIEGEAPAELTEEFTEECRFPDADSDQD, via the coding sequence ATGGTCATTCGCAGGAATCACTACGAATCCGCTTTTGAGGACTATCTGCGGTCGGAGAAGGTCCCCTACGTCGCCGTTGATGAAAAACGGAGGGCGCTGGCCAAAGAAGCTTCGATCAAGTCACTGGATTTCATCGTCTATTCCGCTCACGGTCCGAATCTGCTGATTGACGTCAAAGGACGCACGGAGATCTTTGACATCCCGAACCGCAGCCGGCGCTGGGAAAGCTGGGCCACACGTGAAGATATTGCAGGCCTGCAACAGTGGCAGGAACTGTTCGGGGAAGGGTTTGTCTCCAGCCTGGTCTTCGCCTATCAGCTGCCACCGGACTCCATTTCCAACAACCTGGAAAAAGTGTATGAGTTTAAAGACAACCTGTATGCCTTTTACCTGGTCTCCGTCGATCAATACCGGGATAAAATGAAACCCCGCTCTGACAGCTGGCAGACCGTCTATCTGCAGCAGCAGGATTTTCAGCAGCTGCGACAACCTGTAGAAGTGCTCATCGAGGGAGAAGCACCGGCAGAATTAACCGAGGAATTTACAGAGGAATGCCGTTTTCCTGATGCAGATTCCGATCAGGACTGA
- a CDS encoding beta-ketoacyl-[acyl-carrier-protein] synthase family protein — MRPPSTVSDPEPRRVVITGIGLITPYAVGREASWQGIRSGHSAIQPLQGLSNQLQRPLAGGIIPDARLSSATLSSQSPLQTEPSLTLALKATEEAIQDADLNLNRLNRETAGCVIGSSKGGMASFAQLAAIPYSNHSAAEQPPPELWPQCFAGAASHTIAAHYNLQAAALTPVSACATGFSSIMRGAELIREGICDTVLAGSTDASLLPAVLASFHRMGVLASQFDSPARACRPYDIRRNGFVVGEGAGILVLESLEQAEQRGVTPYAEWLTGGLGSDSTHLMQFDPEAQSLAHLINETLRRAGVEHDEIDYINLHGTGTQINDVYETHALQKAFGAHAASIACSSLKGGMGHLLGAAGSVELALTLLAMRDGIVPPTLNLEEPDPECALNYTPLVAVPREIRTALKLSFGFGGHLAAGLVRKWNAER, encoded by the coding sequence ATGCGACCACCGTCTACCGTATCTGATCCCGAGCCCCGCAGGGTCGTCATCACGGGTATCGGCCTGATCACTCCTTATGCCGTCGGCCGGGAAGCGTCCTGGCAGGGCATCCGTTCCGGACATTCCGCGATCCAGCCACTGCAGGGATTGTCCAATCAACTCCAGCGCCCTCTGGCGGGGGGAATCATTCCCGATGCCCGTCTCTCCAGTGCCACACTTTCGAGCCAGTCTCCGCTCCAGACAGAGCCCTCACTGACACTGGCTCTGAAAGCGACGGAGGAAGCGATTCAGGATGCGGATCTGAACCTGAACCGACTCAACCGGGAAACCGCAGGCTGTGTCATCGGCTCCAGCAAAGGGGGCATGGCCAGTTTCGCCCAACTGGCAGCGATACCATATTCAAATCACTCCGCCGCAGAGCAGCCTCCCCCGGAACTCTGGCCCCAGTGTTTTGCAGGTGCCGCCAGCCACACCATCGCTGCCCATTACAATCTGCAGGCAGCAGCCCTGACTCCGGTTTCTGCCTGTGCGACCGGATTCTCCAGCATCATGCGCGGTGCCGAGCTGATCCGCGAAGGAATCTGCGATACGGTTCTGGCCGGCAGCACCGATGCCTCGCTCCTGCCTGCCGTCCTGGCTTCATTTCACCGCATGGGGGTCCTGGCTTCTCAGTTTGATTCACCTGCCAGGGCCTGCCGCCCGTATGACATCAGACGCAACGGTTTTGTCGTCGGAGAAGGGGCCGGCATCCTGGTCCTCGAATCACTGGAGCAGGCCGAGCAACGCGGCGTGACCCCTTATGCTGAATGGCTGACCGGAGGTCTGGGTTCCGACTCGACACATCTGATGCAGTTTGACCCCGAGGCACAGAGCCTGGCCCACCTGATCAACGAAACGCTCCGCCGGGCCGGTGTGGAGCATGACGAAATTGATTACATCAATCTGCATGGGACGGGAACGCAGATCAATGACGTGTATGAAACACACGCTCTCCAGAAAGCATTCGGCGCACACGCCGCTTCGATTGCCTGTTCCAGTCTGAAAGGGGGGATGGGGCACCTGCTCGGGGCAGCAGGAAGCGTGGAACTGGCTCTGACGCTGCTGGCCATGCGGGACGGCATCGTCCCACCCACACTCAATCTGGAAGAACCTGATCCGGAGTGCGCTTTAAATTACACTCCGCTGGTGGCAGTGCCACGGGAAATCAGGACGGCGCTCAAGCTCTCGTTTGGATTCGGCGGACATCTTGCGGCTGGTCTGGTCCGAAAATGGAATGCTGAGCGGTAG
- a CDS encoding HD-GYP domain-containing protein, whose product MVSGTIDSFKKLSNFSRCGGAWDLEIQQDTKVELSNRRMQRISELTGLSMFCFDASLRVLVGRTHAQSMPFFPIDVLNQLDQVQGLTLVENTNGLTHYLLPLFEDSDHKYVAAGFVFQKEKRKLTEMVLSAVEREWSSEELDTWLEGQRTLDVKSLHALLSLAILHLDEEQQLDELNEEVDNLSECLDETFEEISLLHEVAQHLKISESPENLGELCLERIGNLIEAETNIIWFAGQGNTSQFMSESQAEFDELKLARLVAQFDGFDFNQPLVINHVESSLLSLEFPDLHNLVLVPISDGTSSYGWILSCNLLKSEEYGTIQASLLNSVASFLGTHLRNIDLYAQQEEMMLSFVKSFISTLDAKDPYTRGHSERVALIAQQLAKQLGYTGEFLQEIYLSGLLHDIGKIGVDDRILRKEGRLTDEEFLQIQKHPMIGYKILSGIKKLKNILPGIRNHHEQIDGRGYPDRLTGNDIPLMARILAVADAYDAMGSDRPYRNGMPLERLEAIFREGKGIQWDADVIDAYFEIRDEITRLSQKYSQESAEQSEETGRE is encoded by the coding sequence ATGGTCTCGGGAACAATTGACTCATTCAAGAAACTATCCAACTTCAGCAGGTGTGGTGGCGCATGGGATCTGGAAATTCAGCAGGATACCAAAGTTGAATTATCCAATCGTCGCATGCAGCGTATTTCAGAATTGACGGGCCTGTCAATGTTCTGTTTTGACGCCAGTCTGCGCGTGCTGGTCGGGCGTACTCATGCGCAGTCCATGCCCTTTTTTCCGATCGATGTGTTGAACCAGCTCGACCAGGTCCAGGGACTGACCCTCGTCGAAAATACGAACGGGCTTACTCATTATCTGCTTCCGCTGTTTGAGGATTCAGACCACAAATATGTCGCTGCGGGTTTCGTGTTTCAGAAAGAAAAACGCAAGCTGACCGAAATGGTTCTGTCTGCTGTCGAGCGGGAATGGTCATCAGAGGAGCTGGATACGTGGCTGGAAGGACAGCGTACGCTGGATGTGAAATCGTTGCATGCCCTGCTCAGCCTGGCAATTCTGCATCTGGATGAAGAGCAGCAACTCGATGAGTTGAACGAGGAAGTCGATAACCTGTCCGAGTGCCTCGATGAAACTTTCGAGGAAATCAGTCTGCTGCACGAAGTCGCACAGCATCTGAAAATTTCCGAAAGTCCTGAGAATCTGGGAGAGCTCTGCCTGGAACGGATCGGGAATCTGATAGAAGCGGAAACGAATATCATCTGGTTTGCAGGACAGGGAAATACATCCCAGTTCATGTCAGAAAGCCAGGCAGAATTTGACGAGCTCAAACTGGCACGTCTGGTGGCTCAGTTTGACGGGTTTGATTTCAATCAGCCGCTGGTCATCAATCACGTGGAGAGTTCACTGCTCTCACTGGAATTTCCGGACCTGCATAATCTGGTCCTGGTGCCGATTTCCGATGGCACCAGTTCGTATGGCTGGATCCTCAGCTGTAACCTGCTCAAAAGCGAAGAGTATGGAACAATTCAGGCCAGCCTGCTGAATTCGGTGGCGTCGTTCCTGGGGACTCACCTGCGCAACATCGACCTGTATGCGCAACAGGAAGAGATGATGTTGAGCTTCGTCAAGTCATTCATTTCCACCCTGGATGCCAAAGATCCCTACACACGCGGCCACAGCGAACGTGTGGCCCTGATCGCGCAGCAGTTGGCAAAGCAGCTGGGGTACACGGGAGAATTTCTGCAGGAAATTTATCTGTCAGGGTTGCTGCATGACATCGGGAAAATCGGCGTCGATGACCGGATTCTTCGCAAGGAAGGCCGGTTGACCGACGAAGAGTTTCTGCAGATTCAGAAGCATCCGATGATTGGTTACAAGATTCTTTCCGGGATCAAGAAACTGAAAAACATTCTGCCCGGGATCCGCAATCACCATGAGCAGATTGACGGGCGGGGCTATCCCGATCGCCTGACTGGAAATGACATTCCGCTGATGGCCCGCATCCTGGCGGTTGCGGATGCTTACGATGCGATGGGCAGCGACCGGCCTTACCGTAACGGGATGCCCCTGGAACGGCTCGAAGCCATTTTCCGTGAAGGGAAAGGGATTCAATGGGATGCGGACGTGATCGATGCCTATTTTGAGATTCGTGATGAAATTACACGTCTGTCTCAGAAATACAGTCAGGAATCAGCCGAGCAGTCTGAAGAAACTGGCCGTGAATAG
- a CDS encoding site-2 protease family protein yields MSRSNPLHWSFPIGSWFLTQVRVSIFLPVLLLVFWSHYSLGLGFALFSVLFLSVFLHEMGHVVACRMMGGEADQIMLWPLGGLVPCSPARSDSARIVTVLGGPLVNLLLCAITLPAVIWSGQLSESLNPIKLPVVDLSNNLGQAMLLMVFSINWLLLLVNLIPVLPLDGGKILQIILSRRFDETVLHMILLNVSFLVGGLGMVIGLCSHTVWVVFFGALLLMLNLLEFTSGHREEAFDDSIFGYDFSQGYTSLERSSGELVEKKAGFFQKWREKRKLQKQLREREKERDAEKQLDELLNKVHELGLDSLTPKERQQLNQVSARYRKSNTDS; encoded by the coding sequence ATGAGTCGATCGAATCCTTTGCACTGGTCATTTCCCATCGGATCCTGGTTTTTGACTCAGGTGCGCGTCAGCATTTTTCTACCCGTGCTGCTGCTGGTTTTCTGGTCGCATTATTCTCTCGGCCTGGGTTTCGCTTTATTCAGTGTGCTGTTTCTCAGTGTATTTCTTCACGAAATGGGGCATGTGGTGGCCTGTCGGATGATGGGGGGAGAGGCCGATCAGATTATGCTCTGGCCTTTAGGGGGCCTGGTTCCCTGCAGCCCTGCCCGCAGCGATTCAGCAAGGATCGTTACGGTTCTGGGGGGGCCACTGGTCAACCTGCTGTTGTGTGCCATTACGCTCCCTGCCGTAATCTGGTCCGGGCAACTGTCTGAATCGTTGAACCCGATCAAGCTTCCCGTCGTGGATTTGAGTAATAATCTGGGACAGGCCATGCTATTGATGGTGTTCAGCATCAACTGGCTGCTGCTGCTGGTGAACCTGATTCCCGTGCTGCCCCTGGATGGCGGCAAGATCCTGCAGATCATTCTTTCCCGTCGTTTTGATGAGACTGTGCTGCATATGATCCTGCTCAATGTCAGTTTCCTGGTCGGGGGACTGGGGATGGTGATTGGCCTGTGCAGCCACACGGTCTGGGTCGTCTTTTTTGGTGCTCTACTGCTGATGCTGAATCTGCTGGAGTTCACGAGTGGCCATCGGGAAGAGGCGTTCGATGATTCCATCTTCGGCTATGATTTCTCGCAGGGATATACCAGCCTGGAACGTTCCAGTGGGGAACTGGTCGAGAAAAAGGCCGGATTTTTCCAGAAGTGGCGGGAAAAACGGAAACTGCAGAAGCAGCTCCGCGAACGCGAAAAAGAGCGTGATGCGGAAAAGCAACTGGATGAGTTGCTGAATAAGGTTCATGAACTTGGCCTGGATTCTCTGACCCCCAAGGAACGACAGCAGTTAAATCAGGTCAGCGCCCGCTACCGCAAGAGTAATACCGATTCCTGA
- a CDS encoding response regulator: MLQASEKSNARILVIDDDPLFRNLMVSFLRREYFVSVASDGSEGFYKALEYPPDIAIVDVQMPVWDGLQTLKAFRSHPTLCNTKIIMLTSDASKGTVIAAIQGGANDYIIKTSFSKTELLDKVRKFAQPGGGNVANTPNSSRRQNSVTATNTVSQQMEPVKTCPESASIEDQLGDLSLDKSEEEMLEEIMDEWE; the protein is encoded by the coding sequence ATGCTACAAGCATCAGAAAAATCAAACGCACGAATTTTAGTAATCGATGACGATCCGCTTTTCCGCAATCTGATGGTTTCATTTCTGCGGAGAGAGTATTTCGTTTCCGTTGCCAGTGATGGTTCGGAAGGATTCTATAAAGCGCTCGAGTACCCGCCTGACATTGCGATTGTCGATGTGCAGATGCCCGTCTGGGATGGCTTGCAGACGTTGAAAGCATTCCGTTCACACCCGACGCTCTGTAATACCAAAATCATCATGTTGACCTCCGACGCCAGTAAGGGGACTGTGATTGCGGCGATACAGGGAGGCGCGAATGATTATATTATCAAGACCAGTTTCTCGAAAACAGAACTGCTGGATAAGGTACGGAAGTTTGCCCAACCGGGAGGCGGGAATGTCGCCAACACACCGAACTCTTCCCGGCGGCAAAATTCGGTGACTGCGACCAATACAGTGAGCCAGCAGATGGAACCAGTCAAAACCTGTCCGGAGTCGGCTTCCATCGAAGATCAGCTTGGCGATCTTTCACTGGATAAGAGCGAAGAAGAGATGCTCGAAGAAATTATGGATGAGTGGGAATAA